A part of Aricia agestis chromosome 13, ilAriAges1.1, whole genome shotgun sequence genomic DNA contains:
- the LOC121733264 gene encoding uncharacterized protein LOC121733264, with amino-acid sequence MQVILLIGFILIFSLDDTHGSSKCYKSRICIHTNKEKCGKNRDGEVRRFLDSCDMKEFNCLEDTNYVPTNYEECEDLPELDAPESQPERTKANEPEESDEVSESEYNKPDEYKSKTEKQDESSLGSAESLTPLSDVLVNGPEEYEGVTEDDVETEKIGGDGVEEALYEVKELNNRLVKTPTVEGYKYDRNKNFGNNNENNRDVSGNRKVVSGEESGIENAE; translated from the exons ATGCAAGTAATATTAttgatag gttttattcttattttcaGTTTAGACGACACACATGGAAGTAGC AAATGCTACAAGTCCAGGATCTGTATCCAcacaaataaagaaaaatgCGGAAAGAACAGAGACGGAGAAGTCAGGCGATTCTTAGACTCTTGTGACATGAAGGAATTTAACTGCCTGGAAGATACTa ATTACGTTCCAACAAATTATGAAGAATGTGAGGATTTACCTGAACTAGATGCACCTGAATCACAGCCTGAAAGGACCAAGGCAAACGAGCCTGAGGAATCCGATGAAGTCAGTGAATCTGAATATAACAAGCCAGACGAATATAAAAGCAAAACAGAGAAGCAAGATGAAAGTTCTCTAGGATCTGCAGAGTCATTGACACCGTTATCTGATGTATTAGTCAACGGACCAGAAGAGTACGAAGGGGTTACTGAGGATGATGTTGAAACTGAAAAGATAGGTGGAGACGGTGTTGAAGAGGCATTATATGAAGTAAAAGAACTGAATAATCGTTTGGTAAAGACACCCACTGTCGAGGGGTACAAATACGATAGAAATAAAAACTTTGGAAATAACAATGAAAACAATAGGGATGTGAGCGGAAATAGGAAAGTCGTGAGTGGCGAGGAATCAGGAATAGAAAACGCCGAATAG